One Solibacillus isronensis DNA segment encodes these proteins:
- a CDS encoding S9 family peptidase yields MKKTFLSVMLTMSLLVSLPFSALANNSTNELAASQESRVTIDAFLEEAVTALTFQHASDYMRAEVIGNWLGDYEFENTSNYITENQSALILVKALGAETNEETLDDYRKTAEKLGLFKGISDFQPITKAKVSKMFSNVKQYQNKDINNTGVQEISVEDFMRNPGSLGYQMSPDGQYIAYAAEWQSRLNVFIKNMADESEPVRVTSTTDRDIAGLFWKDNSMYYLKDNGGDENYHIYSSTFNGAEEKDLTPYPNVVVLPIDYLKDVEDEILIMMNKEDATVFDVYKLNLKTGATKLVAKNPGNILSWIPDSNGQIRMAVASDGVVGAVLYRETEEEEFQPFISIDAGETVSPLGFSRDNQSIYAVSDKGRDKAALVKYDLEGKEEVVFSNPLVDISGALYSSTKDQLLYAAYITDKVHYNFFDSEFENLFNKMKDQLGVSSSELGINDYNKEMTKFIVSVSSDTVYGKYYYYDAETETMTLLAELGSWLDAGNLAEMRSISYEARDGLIIHGYLTLPKNKIAENLPLVVIPHGGPWARDMWGFNNEVQLLANQGYAVLQVNFRSSTGYGKDFLEAGNKQWGLKIQDDITDGVQWAIDLGIADAEKIGIYGASFGGYATLAGITFTPDLYAAAVDYVGVSNIFTLLETIPPYWETQRNMFYERVGHPEKDKELLKAASPVFHVDKIKTPLFVAQGANDPRVNKQESDQIVQALKNRGVEVEYMVKDNEGHGFANEENRIEFYNALVDFFAEYLK; encoded by the coding sequence GTGAAAAAAACCTTTTTATCAGTTATGTTAACGATGTCATTATTAGTCTCGTTACCATTTTCAGCTTTAGCAAACAATTCTACAAATGAGTTAGCAGCAAGTCAAGAGTCACGAGTAACCATTGATGCTTTTCTTGAAGAAGCTGTCACAGCTTTAACATTTCAGCATGCGTCAGACTATATGAGAGCAGAAGTCATCGGAAATTGGCTTGGTGATTATGAGTTCGAAAATACAAGCAACTATATTACTGAAAATCAGTCTGCACTTATTTTAGTAAAAGCACTTGGTGCAGAAACAAATGAGGAAACGCTCGATGATTATAGAAAAACAGCTGAAAAACTAGGCTTATTTAAAGGTATTTCGGATTTCCAGCCGATTACAAAAGCAAAGGTTTCCAAAATGTTTAGTAATGTAAAGCAATATCAAAACAAAGATATTAATAACACAGGGGTACAGGAAATCTCTGTCGAAGATTTTATGCGGAATCCCGGTAGTTTAGGTTATCAAATGTCTCCAGATGGCCAATACATCGCTTACGCTGCTGAATGGCAAAGTCGCTTAAATGTGTTTATAAAGAACATGGCTGATGAGAGCGAGCCTGTGCGAGTAACAAGTACAACTGATCGAGATATTGCGGGGCTTTTCTGGAAAGATAATAGTATGTATTATTTGAAGGATAACGGGGGAGACGAAAATTATCATATTTACTCGTCTACATTTAACGGTGCAGAAGAAAAAGATTTAACGCCGTACCCGAATGTTGTTGTACTTCCTATTGATTATTTAAAAGATGTTGAAGATGAAATTTTAATCATGATGAACAAAGAAGATGCAACGGTATTTGATGTTTATAAATTAAACTTAAAGACAGGTGCAACAAAGTTAGTAGCAAAAAATCCTGGGAATATTTTAAGCTGGATTCCCGATAGCAATGGACAAATTCGAATGGCTGTAGCATCTGACGGTGTAGTAGGTGCTGTTTTATATCGTGAAACAGAAGAAGAGGAGTTCCAGCCCTTTATCTCGATTGATGCTGGTGAAACAGTTTCACCGCTAGGATTTTCTCGAGACAATCAATCTATTTATGCCGTATCTGATAAGGGTCGAGATAAAGCGGCACTAGTAAAATATGATTTAGAGGGCAAAGAAGAAGTAGTTTTCTCAAATCCACTCGTAGATATTTCAGGGGCTCTTTACAGCTCAACAAAAGATCAACTTCTTTACGCTGCGTATATCACGGATAAAGTTCACTATAATTTCTTCGATAGCGAGTTTGAAAATCTTTTCAATAAAATGAAAGACCAACTCGGTGTAAGTTCAAGTGAATTAGGGATTAACGATTACAATAAGGAAATGACGAAATTTATCGTAAGTGTTTCAAGCGATACTGTGTATGGAAAGTATTATTATTATGACGCTGAAACAGAAACAATGACATTATTAGCAGAGTTAGGCTCATGGTTGGATGCTGGTAATTTAGCGGAGATGCGTTCTATTTCCTATGAAGCGAGAGACGGTCTAATAATCCATGGTTATTTAACACTACCAAAAAATAAAATAGCTGAAAATTTACCGTTAGTTGTCATTCCGCATGGTGGACCATGGGCACGTGATATGTGGGGCTTTAATAATGAAGTACAGTTATTAGCTAATCAAGGCTATGCAGTTCTTCAAGTGAACTTTAGATCATCCACAGGCTACGGTAAAGATTTCCTTGAAGCGGGCAACAAACAATGGGGATTAAAAATTCAGGATGATATTACAGATGGGGTTCAATGGGCAATTGATTTAGGCATTGCTGATGCAGAAAAAATCGGTATTTACGGTGCTTCCTTTGGGGGGTATGCAACTTTGGCCGGTATAACATTCACACCAGACTTATATGCCGCAGCTGTTGATTATGTAGGGGTTTCAAACATCTTTACATTACTGGAAACAATCCCTCCATATTGGGAAACACAACGAAATATGTTCTATGAGCGTGTAGGCCACCCTGAAAAAGATAAGGAACTGTTAAAAGCTGCTTCACCGGTTTTCCATGTCGATAAAATCAAAACACCTTTATTTGTAGCACAAGGGGCGAATGATCCACGTGTGAATAAACAAGAATCAGACCAAATCGTACAGGCACTTAAAAATAGAGGTGTGGAAGTTGAGTATATGGTAAAAGATAATGAAGGACACGGCTTTGCAAATGAAGAAAACCGAATTGAATTTTATAACGCATTGGTAGACTTCTTTGCGGAATATTTAAAGTAA
- a CDS encoding MerR family transcriptional regulator, which yields MYTIQQASLLIEIPASSIRYYEKIDLIPPIKRNEQKHRIFDEQDIELLKLIKCFRSLGMSIEDIRENISTLNLEQEEINTQAILIQHKEKLEEQIGILNSFISEIDQKIIPALSDTDLK from the coding sequence GTGTATACAATTCAACAAGCGAGCCTCTTAATTGAAATACCTGCAAGTTCAATTCGATACTATGAAAAAATAGATTTAATTCCACCAATAAAAAGAAATGAACAAAAGCATCGAATATTTGATGAACAAGATATTGAACTTTTAAAATTAATTAAATGTTTTCGAAGTCTAGGCATGTCAATTGAGGATATAAGAGAAAATATATCAACGCTGAATTTAGAGCAGGAAGAGATTAATACACAAGCTATATTAATTCAGCACAAGGAAAAACTAGAAGAGCAAATTGGCATTTTAAATTCTTTTATTAGTGAAATTGATCAGAAAATAATTCCTGCATTATCAGATACAGATTTAAAATAA
- a CDS encoding type 1 glutamine amidotransferase domain-containing protein: MKKILLVVTNTSKYPNLDRATGLWLGEAVHFAAEMEKAGYEIDYVSPKGGYTPLDPHSLQPEQMTELDWKYYTNTDFLNKLSTTLSADSINPNDYAAIYYAGGHGVMWDFAEDENLQNIASTIHANGGVVSAVCHGVVGLLNIKNGDGEYLIKNTKVTGFTNTEEIAVGLDKVVPFLTEDELVRKGANYVKDADWSVFTVTDNRIVTGQNPASGGAVAKDVIKLLKSL; the protein is encoded by the coding sequence ATGAAAAAGATATTATTAGTAGTAACGAATACCTCTAAGTATCCCAATTTAGATCGTGCAACAGGATTATGGTTAGGAGAAGCTGTTCACTTTGCAGCTGAAATGGAAAAAGCAGGATATGAAATTGATTATGTGAGCCCTAAAGGTGGTTATACGCCACTCGACCCGCATAGTTTGCAACCGGAACAAATGACCGAATTAGATTGGAAGTATTACACAAATACTGATTTCTTAAATAAACTAAGCACTACTTTGTCCGCTGACTCTATTAACCCAAATGATTATGCTGCTATCTATTATGCAGGTGGCCATGGAGTTATGTGGGATTTCGCAGAAGACGAAAACCTGCAAAACATTGCAAGCACTATTCACGCTAACGGTGGTGTTGTTTCTGCTGTTTGTCATGGAGTTGTTGGATTATTAAATATTAAAAATGGTGATGGTGAATATTTAATTAAAAATACTAAAGTGACTGGTTTTACTAACACAGAAGAAATTGCTGTTGGACTAGATAAAGTCGTTCCATTTTTAACTGAAGATGAACTTGTTCGTAAAGGTGCTAATTACGTAAAAGATGCTGATTGGTCAGTATTCACTGTAACTGATAATCGTATTGTTACAGGACAAAATCCTGCATCAGGTGGCGCAGTTGCCAAAGATGTAATTAAATTATTAAAATCACTTTAA
- the rlmD gene encoding 23S rRNA (uracil(1939)-C(5))-methyltransferase RlmD, with protein sequence MSAPIKKNDRQTVYIEDLTHDGNGVAKIDGYPLFIQGALPGETAEIHVMKTLKNYGFAKVINILEKSPDRVEAPCVYFSQCGGCQLQHLSYEGQLKWKQNMVANVMKRLGKIDAPVLPVKGMEEPWHYRNKSQIPFAQNEAGQMVAGFYKTKSHSIVDMERCLIQTGEADVVMADLKRELEILGMRPYDEKSHQGMLRHVVVRKGRATGEVMVVLVTKSKKFPQTSAAIEKIRALIPNVTSIVQNVNGEKTNVIFGNDTFTLWGKDTIEDTIGNVRFEISARSFYQVNPVQTEVLYKQALDYAQLTGNERVIDAYCGIGSISLFLAQKAGHVMGVEIVEQAIEDAKRNAALNGFTNTYFEAGPAEEVIPRWYKEGKEADVLVVDPPRKGCDEALLSTIIEQKPKRVVYVSCNPATLARDLRILEDGGYKTQEVQPVDMFPHTTHCEAVAWLELV encoded by the coding sequence ATGTCTGCACCAATTAAAAAAAATGATCGTCAAACAGTTTATATAGAAGATTTAACACATGATGGCAATGGCGTCGCGAAAATTGATGGCTATCCATTATTTATACAAGGGGCACTTCCTGGAGAAACTGCCGAAATTCATGTTATGAAAACATTAAAAAATTATGGCTTTGCAAAAGTTATAAATATACTGGAAAAGTCACCTGATCGTGTAGAAGCGCCATGTGTCTATTTCTCGCAATGTGGGGGATGCCAATTACAGCATCTTTCGTATGAGGGACAATTAAAATGGAAACAAAATATGGTTGCAAATGTGATGAAGCGTCTTGGTAAAATCGATGCGCCTGTCCTTCCGGTAAAAGGGATGGAAGAGCCTTGGCATTACCGCAACAAATCACAAATACCTTTCGCGCAAAACGAAGCAGGACAAATGGTGGCAGGCTTCTATAAAACGAAGTCACACTCAATCGTTGATATGGAACGTTGCTTAATTCAAACAGGGGAAGCCGATGTTGTTATGGCAGATTTGAAACGTGAATTAGAAATTTTAGGTATGCGTCCATATGATGAAAAATCCCATCAAGGCATGCTGCGTCACGTGGTCGTTCGTAAAGGACGTGCAACAGGAGAAGTGATGGTCGTACTTGTTACAAAATCTAAAAAGTTCCCGCAGACGAGCGCGGCAATCGAAAAAATCCGGGCACTTATTCCAAATGTCACTTCAATTGTGCAAAATGTAAATGGCGAGAAAACAAATGTAATTTTCGGCAACGATACATTCACACTTTGGGGCAAGGATACAATTGAAGATACAATCGGCAATGTCCGCTTTGAAATTTCGGCACGTTCGTTTTATCAAGTCAACCCGGTTCAAACAGAAGTGCTTTATAAGCAGGCACTCGATTATGCGCAGCTGACAGGCAATGAACGCGTAATCGACGCATACTGCGGTATCGGATCCATCTCACTGTTTTTAGCCCAAAAGGCTGGTCATGTAATGGGTGTTGAAATTGTCGAGCAGGCAATCGAGGACGCAAAACGCAATGCTGCATTAAACGGTTTTACAAACACATATTTCGAAGCAGGCCCGGCTGAGGAAGTCATTCCCCGCTGGTACAAAGAAGGTAAAGAGGCAGATGTATTAGTAGTCGACCCACCGCGTAAAGGCTGTGATGAAGCGTTACTGAGTACAATCATCGAGCAAAAACCGAAGCGTGTAGTTTACGTATCGTGCAATCCCGCAACCCTTGCGCGCGACCTCCGTATTTTAGAAGACGGCGGATATAAAACGCAGGAAGTACAGCCGGTCGATATGTTCCCGCACACGACGCACTGTGAAGCGGTTGCTTGGTTGGAGTTAGTATAG
- a CDS encoding methyl-accepting chemotaxis protein: MSVRKKLNIGFILIGMILLLSIGFATVQFFRIGDEVSKAVDVQMAQVTRINDIQQHILSQGIYARAYAVDPSQNNLDSLNSHTTSLVQLIEEVQGENILAEATPVITNLKDQSEIIAGQIDKVISSVQSRDISSALSMVNGDYTYTSVFTSELAEKVEQIENKELDKVVNNTKDMISLSTILSIIFIIITLIVIGFYMVYTKYGITQRLQSITNDLEQIADGNIKVLHKPVHTKDEFGMLSNAFISLQRNFEDLLISIQQNANQLSSSADALMKNSGTISSETAHIKELIEHTAQTAATMTIGANESALAVDETAQGINSIARATQDLHSSAVTLTQFANDGVKIIDEAMQQMETVHASTQSISNLSSVLIEQSGQISTITKAITDIADQTNLLALNAAIEAARAGEHGKGFAVVADEVRKLAEQSKKSANEIVHLTETIQHNSQNVGEAVESSLKRANDGVVIIDRAGQSFHTITDSIYNITERVEHISATSQQISASSEEVAASVIEISLGTEKTMTDVEQVANATQLQTEIVVEMEELSKRLANQAKQLQQSMEKFTL; the protein is encoded by the coding sequence ATGTCAGTTCGCAAAAAACTTAATATAGGCTTTATTTTAATCGGGATGATTCTTCTGCTTTCAATCGGATTTGCAACCGTTCAGTTTTTCCGTATTGGTGATGAAGTTTCCAAAGCCGTTGATGTACAGATGGCACAGGTTACTCGTATTAATGATATTCAGCAGCACATATTATCCCAAGGGATTTATGCACGTGCCTATGCAGTAGACCCTTCTCAAAATAACTTGGATTCACTAAACAGCCATACAACAAGCCTCGTTCAATTAATTGAAGAGGTACAAGGTGAGAATATTTTAGCAGAAGCGACACCGGTTATTACTAACTTAAAGGATCAGTCGGAAATAATCGCTGGGCAAATTGATAAGGTCATTTCATCTGTACAGTCACGTGATATTTCATCCGCTCTTTCAATGGTGAACGGCGATTATACATATACGAGCGTATTCACGAGCGAACTTGCGGAGAAAGTGGAACAAATCGAAAACAAAGAGCTTGATAAAGTGGTAAACAATACGAAAGACATGATCTCACTTTCTACGATTTTGTCGATTATTTTCATTATTATTACGCTTATTGTCATCGGCTTTTATATGGTGTATACGAAATATGGCATTACACAGCGTCTCCAATCCATTACAAATGATCTGGAACAAATTGCAGATGGAAATATTAAAGTTTTACATAAACCGGTTCACACAAAAGATGAATTCGGTATGCTGTCGAATGCGTTCATTTCATTGCAGCGTAATTTTGAGGACTTATTAATAAGCATTCAGCAAAATGCAAATCAGCTTAGCTCTTCGGCGGATGCACTTATGAAAAACAGCGGGACGATTTCTTCGGAAACAGCCCATATTAAAGAACTGATCGAGCATACTGCACAGACAGCCGCAACGATGACAATTGGTGCAAATGAAAGTGCGCTTGCTGTAGATGAAACTGCACAGGGAATTAACTCGATCGCACGGGCAACACAGGACCTGCATAGTAGTGCGGTGACATTGACACAGTTTGCCAATGATGGGGTAAAGATTATTGATGAAGCGATGCAGCAAATGGAAACAGTACATGCATCGACTCAATCGATTTCCAACCTATCCAGTGTCTTAATCGAACAGTCGGGACAAATCAGTACAATAACAAAAGCTATTACTGATATCGCGGATCAGACAAATCTGCTTGCCTTAAATGCTGCCATTGAAGCTGCCAGGGCTGGTGAACATGGGAAAGGCTTTGCTGTTGTTGCAGATGAAGTCCGCAAACTCGCGGAGCAATCCAAAAAGTCGGCAAATGAAATTGTACATTTAACTGAAACGATTCAGCACAATTCCCAAAATGTTGGCGAAGCGGTGGAAAGCAGTCTCAAACGTGCAAATGATGGTGTCGTTATTATCGATCGTGCCGGTCAGTCGTTTCATACGATTACCGATAGTATTTACAATATAACGGAGCGTGTAGAACATATCTCTGCTACATCACAGCAAATTTCAGCAAGCTCTGAAGAAGTTGCCGCTTCCGTCATCGAAATTTCGCTAGGTACAGAAAAAACGATGACGGACGTAGAGCAAGTAGCCAATGCAACTCAACTTCAAACTGAAATTGTCGTTGAAATGGAAGAGCTGTCTAAGCGACTAGCTAATCAGGCCAAACAGCTCCAACAAAGTATGGAGAAGTTTACATTGTAG
- a CDS encoding diacylglycerol kinase, whose protein sequence is MKRARIIYNPTSGREVFKRHLPEVLEKLEIAGYETSCHATTGEGDATKAAIEAVRREFDVVIAVGGDGTLNEVVAGVSQCEKRPKLGLIPMGTTNDFARAVRIPRNVEEALNIILAGDTIPVDVGILNDDRYFINIAAGGRITELTYEVPSRMKTVLGQMAYYLKAIEMIPSIKATHMKIQMDDEEFDGKAMMFLCGLTNSVGGFEKIAPDASINDGLFTVMILKECNIADFIRIASLALRGEHLSDERLIYRKASRVVVSSDQEVHLNLDGEYGGDAPAVFQNLKRHIEVFVPIDKIREIETDEEVI, encoded by the coding sequence ATGAAAAGAGCGAGAATTATATATAACCCAACTTCGGGTCGTGAAGTATTTAAGAGACATCTTCCGGAAGTATTGGAGAAACTCGAAATAGCCGGATATGAAACTTCATGCCATGCAACGACTGGTGAAGGTGATGCAACAAAAGCTGCAATTGAAGCTGTAAGACGAGAATTTGATGTTGTAATTGCAGTAGGTGGAGACGGTACGTTAAATGAAGTAGTGGCAGGTGTTAGTCAATGCGAAAAACGGCCAAAGCTTGGTTTAATTCCAATGGGGACGACAAATGACTTTGCACGGGCTGTTCGTATTCCCCGAAATGTTGAAGAAGCACTAAACATCATTCTTGCAGGCGATACAATACCTGTCGATGTCGGTATTTTGAATGACGACCGCTATTTCATTAACATTGCTGCAGGCGGGCGAATTACCGAGCTGACATACGAAGTACCGAGCAGAATGAAAACGGTACTTGGACAAATGGCGTATTATTTGAAGGCAATTGAAATGATTCCTTCTATTAAAGCAACTCATATGAAAATCCAGATGGATGATGAAGAGTTTGATGGAAAAGCGATGATGTTTTTATGTGGCTTAACAAATTCAGTAGGCGGTTTCGAAAAAATAGCACCCGATGCATCGATTAATGACGGACTGTTTACAGTTATGATCTTAAAGGAATGCAATATTGCTGATTTCATACGTATTGCTTCACTCGCATTACGTGGCGAGCATTTATCCGACGAGCGTCTCATTTACCGAAAAGCTAGCCGTGTTGTCGTATCATCTGATCAGGAAGTGCATTTAAATCTGGACGGGGAATATGGCGGGGATGCACCAGCTGTTTTCCAAAATTTAAAACGGCATATTGAAGTATTCGTGCCAATCGATAAAATTCGTGAAATTGAAACAGATGAAGAAGTAATTTAA
- a CDS encoding thioredoxin family protein codes for MKTEQQYFEESKSMKEYMDAMSQLKEQSFAIYESFELPEDTAFIEKLKNANVHILAITEDWCGDAMINNPIIRKVAEAAGVEIRTALRDADTDLIDRYLTNGGRAIPMYLILNEAGEVITAWGPRAPQLQQLVTDLRSTLPDKEDPSFEEAQKAVYENMRGQYVNDSKLWIYVYEDFKNKVSAAI; via the coding sequence ATGAAAACAGAACAACAATATTTTGAAGAGAGCAAATCAATGAAGGAATATATGGATGCAATGTCTCAACTGAAAGAACAAAGCTTTGCGATTTATGAGAGCTTTGAACTTCCGGAAGATACAGCTTTTATTGAAAAGCTGAAAAATGCTAATGTCCATATTTTAGCGATTACGGAAGACTGGTGCGGTGATGCGATGATTAACAATCCAATCATCCGTAAAGTAGCAGAAGCGGCAGGTGTGGAAATTCGTACGGCCTTACGTGATGCGGATACAGATTTGATCGACCGTTATTTAACAAATGGCGGACGAGCTATTCCAATGTATTTAATTTTAAATGAAGCCGGGGAAGTAATTACTGCATGGGGACCACGTGCACCACAATTACAGCAGCTTGTAACTGATTTACGTTCGACTTTACCGGATAAAGAAGATCCGTCATTTGAAGAAGCACAAAAAGCGGTATACGAAAATATGCGCGGACAATATGTAAATGATTCAAAGCTGTGGATCTACGTATATGAAGATTTTAAAAATAAAGTAAGTGCAGCTATTTAA
- a CDS encoding peptide ABC transporter substrate-binding protein, which translates to MKRNKKVALTATALSLSALLAACGGGEETKSTSSGDGEKELDLLITSEPPSLHPQLASDTTSGAILESTFEGLTTMVDGEPVLAAAEDYKLSDDLLTYTFTLRDAKWSNGEKVTAEDFAYAWKWALNPENASEYSTILYPIKGAEAYNNGKGTAEDVAINVIDEKTLEVTLNAPTPYFLELTAFKTFYPIHKATAEADPKWYTEADTYVSNGAFNLTTWNHSGDIVLEKSDTYWDTKNVDIDTVNIAMVESETTQMTMFDAGEVDFLGAPYGTISLDAIDRLKSEDKLNVSDMSSIYWYKFNTEDPVMQNENIRKALALAIDREGLISNVVKGEQEPALGIVPNSVEGFGDDEGYFKDADFEEAKKYLEAGLKELGLASAKDLEVKVSYNTSEAHSAIAQFIQQGWSSNLGITVKLDNSEWQVYLDKIGNGDYQIGRLGWGADYNDAYTFLEMYNSAENGNNQTGWSNEEYTALLNESITETDPAKRTEKLLAAEAVIMEEMPVAPIYYNTNLNVVSDEVENMAPDALGNINLKYVKVK; encoded by the coding sequence ATGAAACGCAATAAAAAGGTCGCATTGACTGCTACAGCACTTTCATTATCTGCATTACTTGCAGCTTGTGGTGGTGGAGAAGAAACAAAATCTACATCATCTGGAGATGGTGAAAAAGAATTAGATTTACTAATCACTTCGGAGCCGCCTTCATTACATCCACAATTGGCTTCAGATACAACTTCTGGTGCAATTTTAGAAAGCACATTCGAAGGGTTAACAACAATGGTTGATGGCGAGCCAGTTCTTGCTGCTGCTGAAGATTATAAACTATCTGATGATCTTTTAACTTACACTTTCACTTTACGTGACGCAAAATGGTCAAATGGTGAAAAAGTAACTGCTGAAGATTTTGCATACGCTTGGAAATGGGCATTAAACCCGGAAAATGCGTCTGAATATTCTACAATCCTTTATCCTATTAAAGGAGCAGAGGCATACAACAACGGTAAAGGTACTGCTGAAGATGTTGCAATTAACGTAATCGATGAAAAAACATTAGAAGTAACGTTAAACGCTCCAACTCCATATTTCTTGGAATTAACAGCATTCAAAACGTTCTATCCAATTCATAAAGCAACAGCTGAAGCGGATCCAAAATGGTACACAGAAGCAGATACATATGTATCTAACGGTGCATTCAACTTAACTACTTGGAACCATTCAGGCGATATCGTTTTAGAGAAAAGTGATACTTACTGGGATACTAAAAATGTAGATATCGATACAGTAAACATTGCAATGGTTGAGTCTGAAACAACTCAAATGACAATGTTTGATGCTGGCGAAGTTGATTTCCTAGGAGCTCCTTACGGAACAATCTCTCTTGATGCAATCGACCGCTTAAAATCAGAAGATAAATTAAACGTTTCTGATATGTCATCTATTTACTGGTACAAGTTCAATACAGAAGATCCAGTAATGCAAAACGAAAACATTCGTAAAGCATTAGCATTGGCAATCGACCGTGAAGGCTTAATCAGTAATGTAGTAAAAGGTGAACAAGAACCTGCATTAGGTATCGTGCCAAACTCTGTAGAAGGCTTCGGCGATGATGAAGGATACTTCAAAGATGCTGATTTCGAAGAAGCGAAGAAATATTTAGAGGCTGGTCTGAAAGAATTAGGCTTAGCTAGCGCTAAAGATTTAGAAGTAAAAGTTTCATACAACACTTCTGAAGCTCACTCTGCAATCGCACAATTCATTCAACAAGGATGGTCATCGAATTTAGGTATTACTGTTAAACTTGATAACTCTGAGTGGCAAGTATACTTAGATAAAATCGGTAATGGCGATTACCAAATTGGTCGACTTGGTTGGGGCGCTGACTACAACGATGCGTATACATTCCTAGAAATGTATAACTCTGCTGAAAACGGCAATAACCAAACTGGCTGGTCGAACGAAGAGTACACTGCATTATTAAATGAGTCAATTACTGAAACAGATCCGGCAAAACGTACGGAAAAATTATTGGCTGCTGAAGCAGTAATTATGGAAGAAATGCCAGTAGCACCAATTTACTACAACACTAACTTAAACGTTGTATCTGATGAAGTAGAAAATATGGCTCCAGATGCTTTAGGTAACATTAACCTTAAATACGTTAAAGTGAAGTAA
- a CDS encoding ABC transporter permease, producing MLNFIIKRLLYIVLAMYLIITATFFLMQLAPGSPFTSERELPPAIEEQLNAKYGLDNPWYIQYKDYLVDTMTFDFGESMKYKGRSTNDIIAESFPVSLALGLQAMVLAIGLGVLLGVVSALYHNRFGDYAATIFAILGISVPSFILAGLLQYYLAFEAGWFPVSGWKGFAYTILPSLAIAVTHAGFIAKLTRSSMLEQNNSEYVKLARAKGLGKWTIVFKHSLRNALLPVVTYLGPLFAGVITGSFVIEQIFAVPGLGRHFVTSITNRDYTVIMGTTVFYSLILLLAVLIVDILYSVIDPRIKLKGAKK from the coding sequence TTGCTTAACTTTATTATTAAACGATTACTCTATATCGTACTTGCAATGTACTTAATTATTACAGCAACGTTCTTCTTAATGCAGCTTGCTCCCGGTAGCCCGTTTACAAGCGAACGTGAATTGCCACCTGCTATCGAAGAACAGTTAAACGCGAAATACGGGTTGGATAATCCTTGGTATATCCAATATAAAGACTATTTAGTAGACACGATGACCTTTGATTTTGGGGAGTCAATGAAATACAAAGGCCGTTCCACAAATGACATTATCGCAGAAAGCTTCCCTGTATCCCTTGCTTTAGGTCTTCAGGCGATGGTTTTAGCTATTGGTCTTGGTGTTTTACTCGGTGTTGTTTCTGCACTGTATCATAATCGCTTCGGAGATTATGCCGCGACAATCTTTGCAATTTTAGGGATTTCAGTTCCCTCATTCATTTTAGCCGGACTATTACAGTATTACTTGGCATTTGAAGCTGGCTGGTTCCCGGTAAGTGGCTGGAAAGGATTCGCCTATACGATTTTACCTTCGTTGGCAATCGCTGTTACCCATGCCGGATTTATCGCCAAACTTACTCGTTCTAGTATGTTGGAGCAAAACAATAGTGAGTATGTAAAGCTTGCTCGTGCAAAAGGTCTAGGAAAATGGACAATCGTGTTCAAGCACTCTTTACGTAATGCATTATTGCCGGTTGTAACGTATTTAGGCCCACTATTTGCCGGTGTTATTACAGGTTCGTTCGTTATTGAACAGATTTTTGCGGTGCCAGGACTTGGCCGCCATTTCGTAACAAGTATTACAAACCGTGACTATACGGTAATTATGGGTACGACTGTGTTCTATTCATTAATTTTATTACTGGCTGTATTAATCGTAGACATTTTATACAGTGTCATCGATCCACGTATTAAATTGAAAGGAGCGAAAAAATAA